In one Pangasianodon hypophthalmus isolate fPanHyp1 chromosome 22, fPanHyp1.pri, whole genome shotgun sequence genomic region, the following are encoded:
- the gcm2 gene encoding chorion-specific transcription factor GCMb: protein MSKSSDQFDNSDCVCSFGMKLTWDINDPKLPQDTKQYDAFQEWTDGYVRYIYSAEDKNAQRHLSGWAMRNTNNHNCQILKKSCLGVVVCSRNCTLADGTKLQLRPAICDKARQKQQKKLCPNCSSALELVPCRGHSGYPVTNFWRVDGKAIFFQAKGVHDHPRPESKSETEARRSAVKRRMASPHFSQKRRLVEPEPGRYHDMPFPNIHQLTMETPDRFSIIAESNFPIQTQHYTPFQNTEPYKFPYDTHGPTAMADAASPLQKPSNHRLYMARPPCGYDFAVPGYLSSAPYPTALYKDPASPPCEAELNKSCSGLSGMPHTTSSLPNHERSYPDATTKHHSWKQILGKGPYGERGEYPQLSANANHYYNTEYPCRYTGPSPNTPTALQTIITTTTKVSYQPCPKPSVVKYGESIYDMKGLSNCNSVLEETSPNTYSDLKIPEDSSVIKTALSYQDSVPTKIERTENFEGYRYSGYSSNSCPERLAHPYRYEGGEY from the exons ATGTCAAAATCGTCAGATCAGTTTGACAACTCAGACTGCGTGTGCTCGTTCGGAATGAAGCTAACGTGGGACATTAACGACCCTAAACTTCCGCAG GACACGAAGCAGTACGATGCGTTTCAGGAGTGGACAGATGGTTATGTTCGGTACATATACAGTGCCGAAGACAAAAACGCGCAGCGCCACTTGAGCGGTTGGGCCATGCGCAACACGAACAACCACAACTGTCAAATCCTGAAGAAATCGTGCTTGGGCGTCGTGGTTTGCTCCAGAAACTGCACACTTGCAGACGGCACCAAACTCCAACTGCGGCCTGCCATTTGTGATAAAGCCCGCCAGAAGCAGCAAA AAAAGCTTTGTCCAAACTGCAGCTCAGCTCTCGAGTTGGTGCCATGTCGTGGCCATAGCGGTTATCCTGTCACCAATTTCTGGAGAGTGGATGGCAAGGCCATATTTTTCCag GCTAAAGGCGTTCATGATCACCCGCGACCCGAGAGCAAGTCGGAAACGGAGGCGAGGAGAAGCGCAGTAAAGAGAAGAATGGCTTCCCCTCACTTCTCGCAGAAAAGGAGACTCGTAGAACCAgag CCTGGCCGCTACCATGATATGCCCTTCCCCAACATCCACCAGCTCACCATGGAGACCCCAGATCGCTTCAGCATCATTGCTGAATCCAATTTCCCTATCCAGACACAGCACTACACGCCATTCCAGAACACAGAGCCTTACAAGTTCCCCTATGACACACATGGCCCAACAGCCATGGCTGATGCTGCAAGCCCTCTGCAGAAGCCTTCTAACCACCGCCTGTACATGGCAAGACCTCCATGTGGATATGACTTTGCAGTGCCAGGCTACCTCAGTTCTGCACCCTACCCCACAGCACTGTATAAGGACCCTGCTAGCCCCCCCTGTGAGGCTGAACTCAATAAAAGTTGCTCTGGCCTGAGTGGGATGCCTCACACAACCAGCTCACTCCCAAACCATGAGCGCTCTTATCCAGATGCCACCACCAAGCACCATAGCTGGAAGCAGATCCTGGGCAAAGGGCCatatggagagagaggggaatACCCACAGCTTTCTGCCAATGCCAACCACTATTACAACACTGAATACCCATGCAGGTACACAGGGCCCAGTCCGAATACTCCGACAGCCCTTCAGACCATCATAACCACTACCACTAAAGTGTCCTACCAGCCGTGTCCTAAGCCATCTGTGGTAAAATATGGTGAGAGTATCTATGACATGAAGGGTCTGTCAAACTGTAACTCTGTCCTAGAGGAGACCTCCCCCAACACCTACTCTGACCTGAAGATCCCAGAGGATTCAAGCGTCATAAAAACGGCTCTGTCCTACCAGGATTCGGTCCCCACAAAAATTGAAAGGACTGAGAACTTCGAAGGTTACCGTTACAGCGGCTACAGCTCCAACAGCTGCCCTGAGAGACTGGCACATCCATACAGGTATGAAGGTGGAGAGTACTGA